The DNA region ttgtcactccctgataattgatgtaagtgcgacaaaaggccaaagggatttcaggtcaggatgcgtttgacgcacgtacaagctggactaccgtaaacatttgtaattataacttgggACTCCAGAAACccacttcaaccaaacttcgggacaatgcacagaatggtcagccaaacaaaacgtgtttgttattgtttacattgcgtgctctcgtttttgtttattcaaggtcaaacattaaaacgcgtttttctcggaacgtcaaaatggcgggtgcgacaagatagcacgacgacgtcgtgtTGTCAAATGAACGGggtaactttttagtttgacacgccttttacacggagttcacccacactaccaaacgtttgttttgatagtgtgcgtgagtgcggtgtaaaaagtgacagttcgtcactttttagtttgaccaacgggatacaaacaaaaaatgtgtcaaacgaaaaagttaccaaccaccggggtttgaATGTATTTGATGATCTTACTCTATCTTACTCATGCAAGTGATGTGCATGGTTCGGGGtgtgattttaccatcggattccTCGATGGATGCATGCTATAGAATCATCACATAAAAAGTTGTGCTAAAGCTTTTTACATTAATAGGGCTTCTGCTTTTTCGGTACCTATGCTAACCGAAAATTTAATTACAGCTACGAGAATTAATCCACACgaaacaaaaaagttaaaaaatgctCCAACTTacctttgagatttttttcattcttttcccGAACGCTATCGACTGCGGGGCCAGGACATTTTCCGGACATTGGTTATCGTTTCCAATTGTCATCGCGTGCATGTGGTTGCGGGTGCCATCGGGGGGAatatgcgtgtgtgtgtgttttttattgGTGAATTTGTATTTGTTCAGCGCAGCGCAGGGATGTTTGTCATTCCGGGGTTGCAGAGCGGCAATATTTAATTAATTCGTGCCGTGGGTAAAATGcgagattatttttttgtatggaggtGTGCGAATTGATAAAATGAGTGAAATGGTTTCATGCGTTTTTGTTTCGGGAGAGGAGAAAAAGAATGTTGAGAAAATTAGTATGGAATTTTTGCACATGGTTCATTCTCTTGtgtattttattgtttaaaagtGGTGTTGAAAAACGAATAACTCCCATCAACTCACCCTGCGAAATGTTCCGGCTAAGCGAGTCGCAGCTTCCGTGCAGCGAGCTGATCTTGTTCTGGCCCGCCAGGTCGGCGCTGCTGTCGTTGTGCACCAGCGATCGGGGCGCCTCGACGATGTGCTTCACTGTGGTCTCTTCACCGAGGATCTGCGAGTAGTCGAGTCCCTTGGCCACGCGCAGGATCGCCACCGATAAGTACATGTCCAGTGCCTTGTGCACTACGTTAAAGTACTGCTCCAGCTCGGTGGCGTCGCACTTGGTCCAGTCGCTCTTGTAGCCGAGCAGCAGGACGTTCGGGCGCAGCTTGCCGATTCCGCTGGCCTGCATGGCCGCCCGCGCACCCGTTTCGAAGTCGTTGTCGTCGACGTACGCGTAGAAGCCCTTGACCTTCTGGCGACGGAACCAGTCGGTGGCTTTGCGCTGCAGGTAGTTGCGGTACTTTTGGGAGGTTTGCGTCTTGTTGACGTGCCCGCAGACCATCAGCGAGAGGTTCTTCGTGAGGAGGTAGGCAAAGTTGACGAGCAGGGGCCGGGTGCTTGGGTGGCCGGACATTACCAGGATCTGCGGTCGGTAGTTCTTGACGTGATCTTCGACGTTGTTGAGCTGCTGCACGGACATGAGCGCGTTCTTGTACGTTTGGGCTTGCGTCGTCGAGCCCCAGTTGACGTCCGGCTTGCGGTACGACACGAACAGGTACAGACCGAGCACGACGGCAAACGTGATCAGCGCGGTTGGCCACGAGATGAGGAACATGACGGCGATACAGAGGATAGCACCGATTAGGCTGAGCCACATGTTGTAATACTGAAACGGGAGAGGGAGATATTGCAGATCATCTCGTTGGCAGCGACATTACAAGTCGCAGTCTTACCCTGAACGTTGGCCGCCATCCAACGGGTTTCGCCAAACTGGCGTGGAATGTACTAAAGTTGACCAGGCAGTACGCGGCCAGGAAGAAGTTGGAGATGAGCGGAGCAATCGCGTTCAGCTCTCCAATCAGGATCACCGCCACCGCGATGATAAAGGTCAGAATGTACCCGCGCACGGGTTCATTGTTCTTGCCGAAACCCTTTCCGAACCAGCCAATTTTCGGATACAACTTGTCCTTGCACAGCGCCTGGAACACCTTCGGCGCTGACACCAAACTGGCCAAAGCCGACGAGAGGGTTGCCGCGAAGCACCCGGCATAGATGATCGGTCCAAAGGCCGAAACCAGCTCCATGACCTGGAACGAGTTGTGCAGCCCGTACTCGCACTCTTCCGGCGCACACTCGGCAAAGGCCCACGATCCGTTGGCCATGTCCGTGACATTTCCGGTGGCGTCACGCAACACGGTAGCACCGGCCATGATGGCCATTCCGAAGTATGAAATCGACGTCAGGATGATGGCCAGGATCGTGCCCTTGGGAATGGCCTTCGAGGGGTCCTTCAGGTCACCGCTGATGTTAGCACCGGCCAGGATTCCGGTGGCCGCCGGGAAGAAGATGGCAAACACCGAGAAGAAATCGTGCGTCACGCTCTTGACCGGCCGGTAGTCCGATTGAAGGTTCTCCAGGAAGAGAGATGCTGTGGAGACGGAGAGTTCATTATAATTGGAGACGCACCATAACTCAATCCCTACTTACAGTTATACCCCACGAATCCCCTCGCCACGTCCAGATCCGACTTCGGTCCGATGACGGTTCCCACCAAGAAATCGACGATCGCCACCAGCAGAATGATCAGCAGCACGACCTGCGCCTTGGCCTCCCACTCCATCCCGATAACCACAATTCCAAGCAGAATAACAATCGTAATCAACCCAATGATCCGAATGTCCTGCACCTCCCCATCGATGATCTGCACCCCAAAGGTGGCCAGCAAATCCGTCAGCGACTCGCAGAACCCGACCACGTACATAGCACAGGCCACCGCGTTGGCCAGCGAGAAGATCAACCCGATCGACCCGCCAAACTCCGGCCCCAACGAGCGGGATATCATGTAGTACGTCCCACCGCCCTTGATCACACCGTTCGTACTGATGGCCGACATCGAAAGCGCCGTAATACTGGTGACGACCGTCGTGATGGTGATGAGCAGGACGCCCTGAATAATGCCGGCCTGGCCGACGACCCAACTCAGCCGCAGGAACAGCATCACGCCCCAAATGTTAAGGAGGCACCGCATCAGGACACCCTTAATCCAGCCGAACTTGATGGCACCCTCCGTATCGCCAATGTCCACCTGGACGGTGCCACGGCGCATAgtctcctggaaaaaaatgagcaAGAGTGTGGGGAAGAAAagaggaaaattgaaaatctgttCTCGGAAAAAGAAGCTTGAATTAGGATTGAAGTTAGAGTTACCAGAAAATGTCTTGTGCGGCAAATAGATTAAAGCCGttgccaatatttttcaaaagttatctCCCCTTCTTTttaaatcggtccgaaaaataaAGGGGAAATAGAAGTTAATCAACtggaaacaatttgaaatgcatttatgatttttttttaattataggggaaatatacccattttaagccttataagcggtcgtgtttgaatgatgctggataatctggagtgttccttgaaatttattaataccaagtacaccaacgagtagagcaactttttgtgaacatttttgtttattttcacttttactaaaagttatgctatttttttacaagcatttcccaaatgcattcttattagtcgagtgcattgggccacgcccattttcctattttgagcttagttcttttttcttccagtgcTCTtctgggtctgcttagtgctgccaaagttgatgaaatttaaagcgaacactcacgaaaagtagcatttatagacaaaatttcctggcatcgctggctcactccaacaggcgctgctggtggtgttggtg from Culex quinquefasciatus strain JHB chromosome 3, VPISU_Cqui_1.0_pri_paternal, whole genome shotgun sequence includes:
- the LOC6053956 gene encoding bumetanide-sensitive sodium-(potassium)-chloride cotransporter isoform X2, with translation MSSKATPNPKEVEMNTMHRSGSANRFQVNLVNHDERGGGGGGGGGGQNGNVGDAAAATTDDDTFPEEMVKRRTSRLQSIRSSFRGDKSNNERKNSQTTRFKVDGDGSDSNDDEEDNLIDDNRYARSFRHFTREALPRVDNYRNILSFQANNRPTLDELHHASITNKETMRRGTVQVDIGDTEGAIKFGWIKGVLMRCLLNIWGVMLFLRLSWVVGQAGIIQGVLLITITTVVTSITALSMSAISTNGVIKGGGTYYMISRSLGPEFGGSIGLIFSLANAVACAMYVVGFCESLTDLLATFGVQIIDGEVQDIRIIGLITIVILLGIVVIGMEWEAKAQVVLLIILLVAIVDFLVGTVIGPKSDLDVARGFVGYNSSLFLENLQSDYRPVKSVTHDFFSVFAIFFPAATGILAGANISGDLKDPSKAIPKGTILAIILTSISYFGMAIMAGATVLRDATGNVTDMANGSWAFAECAPEECEYGLHNSFQVMELVSAFGPIIYAGCFAATLSSALASLVSAPKVFQALCKDKLYPKIGWFGKGFGKNNEPVRGYILTFIIAVAVILIGELNAIAPLISNFFLAAYCLVNFSTFHASLAKPVGWRPTFRYYNMWLSLIGAILCIAVMFLISWPTALITFAVVLGLYLFVSYRKPDVNWGSTTQAQTYKNALMSVQQLNNVEDHVKNYRPQILVMSGHPSTRPLLVNFAYLLTKNLSLMVCGHVNKTQTSQKYRNYLQRKATDWFRRQKVKGFYAYVDDNDFETGARAAMQASGIGKLRPNVLLLGYKSDWTKCDATELEQYFNVVHKALDMYLSVAILRVAKGLDYSQILGEETTVKHIVEAPRSLVHNDSSADLAGQNKISSLHGSCDSLSRNISQASSVSDLTTGTPLTQTISGMPDPMDINAKLLNDQRSLKRSHNDPALLYRGPGGAELPKDVLDELSQFTSKKKTGIIDVYWLYDDGGLTLLLPYIISTRRNWSSCKLRVFALANRKTELEFEQRNMASLLAKFRIDYSDLKLLPDVTKKPEANTVAYFKNLIKDFNGDEPGQISEAELLAVQDKTNRHLNLRDYALEHSSKSDLVVMTLPMPRKGVVSAQLYLAWLETLSQGLPPFLFVRGNQTSVLTFYS
- the LOC6053956 gene encoding bumetanide-sensitive sodium-(potassium)-chloride cotransporter isoform X1, with translation MSSKATPNPKEVEMNTMHRSGSANRFQVNLVNHDERGGGGGGGGGGQNGNVGDAAAATTDDDTFPEEMVKRRTSRLQSIRSSFRGDKSNNERKNSQTTRFKVDGDGSDSNDDEEDNLIDDNRYARSFRHFTREALPRVDNYRNILSFQANNRPTLDELHHASITNKETMRRGTVQVDIGDTEGAIKFGWIKGVLMRCLLNIWGVMLFLRLSWVVGQAGIIQGVLLITITTVVTSITALSMSAISTNGVIKGGGTYYMISRSLGPEFGGSIGLIFSLANAVACAMYVVGFCESLTDLLATFGVQIIDGEVQDIRIIGLITIVILLGIVVIGMEWEAKAQVVLLIILLVAIVDFLVGTVIGPKSDLDVARGFVGYNSSLFLENLQSDYRPVKSVTHDFFSVFAIFFPAATGILAGANISGDLKDPSKAIPKGTILAIILTSISYFGMAIMAGATVLRDATGNVTDMANGSWAFAECAPEECEYGLHNSFQVMELVSAFGPIIYAGCFAATLSSALASLVSAPKVFQALCKDKLYPKIGWFGKGFGKNNEPVRGYILTFIIAVAVILIGELNAIAPLISNFFLAAYCLVNFSTFHASLAKPVGWRPTFRYYNMWLSLIGAILCIAVMFLISWPTALITFAVVLGLYLFVSYRKPDVNWGSTTQAQTYKNALMSVQQLNNVEDHVKNYRPQILVMSGHPSTRPLLVNFAYLLTKNLSLMVCGHVNKTQTSQKYRNYLQRKATDWFRRQKVKGFYAYVDDNDFETGARAAMQASGIGKLRPNVLLLGYKSDWTKCDATELEQYFNVVHKALDMYLSVAILRVAKGLDYSQILGEETTVKHIVEAPRSLVHNDSSADLAGQNKISSLHGSCDSLSRNISQVDSVREKNEKNLKASSVSDLTTGTPLTQTISGMPDPMDINAKLLNDQRSLKRSHNDPALLYRGPGGAELPKDVLDELSQFTSKKKTGIIDVYWLYDDGGLTLLLPYIISTRRNWSSCKLRVFALANRKTELEFEQRNMASLLAKFRIDYSDLKLLPDVTKKPEANTVAYFKNLIKDFNGDEPGQISEAELLAVQDKTNRHLNLRDYALEHSSKSDLVVMTLPMPRKGVVSAQLYLAWLETLSQGLPPFLFVRGNQTSVLTFYS